TGCTTTTTGCAAAATCATCGCGATGCCGCCCGATGAGGGCCATTTGTTCGACATCTTGATGTAGCTGTGGGCCGACAATGAAGTGACCAGCGCCCCGGCGATAAAGGATAGCGGAAAGAGGGGGCCGGCAAGTTCGGCGATCTGCCCGGTGAGTGCGAAGATGCCTGCACCGATCATAACGCCGGTGCCCATGGCGATGCCGCCCAGCAGCGTTATGGAGCCTGCGGTATTGCCCGTTCGATCGTGACCATGGTCTTGCAATACATTCCCCTATGGATGTCCTCCCGTTCGAGAAACATCATTGCCGAACAGTACGTTCGGCAGGGCTTCACCCCTCAAAAAAGATTCTGCGAGACTCCAGGCGCCTGTGTGCGACCGGGTTATAGTTACATCGGCCCGGCTTCTCTTCGTTGAAGGTGCGCCTGAGCTTCGCGAACATCCAGCTCCCGGGTACTGTTTCCGGTGCGCAGCATGAGATGAGCGACACCCCCTTCGGTGTAGTAGACCGGATGCACGCTTTTCTCGACGATCACCCTGCAAACGGTCAGCCCGCCAAGCCCATGGAAACGACTATGGACCAGGGCACAAGCATCCCCGCCCAGGGCGTCTCTTGCAGTGTCCATCAAAAGTCGTTCGAATCCATCCTGGTTCGCGTGCTTGAGCGTTCGCATATCCGCTTCAATGCCCGCAACAGTCCCGTCATCTTCCACGCCGATCAAGAGCGTGCCACCTTCATGGTTGAGAAAACCCGCTATTGTCTTCACGACAACCTGCTGCAGGCGCCGGTTTACGCGCTCTTCGCGTCTGTCCCAACGCATAGACGACTTGAACTCGACATGCTCTCCTTCGCCCCGGGCAATGAGCAAAGGTAGCTCTTCTTCAAGCTCGCGTTCGAGGAAACGAACTTTCGAGCGTTCATCCAAAAGGCGGCTGTGATAAATACCAAACCCCAGCCCGATCGCAGCGCCCAACGCCACATACACAGCGCTCATCGTTAGCATTTCAAACGCGAATGCCGAAGACAGACGGTCAAGCAGAAAAGCGAGCGCGTTGCTTTGGGCGGCAATATTCGAGGCACCGAATTCATACCAGTAGACAAGTGTCGTCACCGGATGAAGGATCGCGAAACCCATGACTGCGCCTATGGCGGTGTGCAGGAGCAGACCCCGTCTATCGTCGCTGGATCGATATCGCGAAATTGTTCGTCTCCTGTCGAGGCGTCATTCTGATTGGTGTCGCCAGCCTTCTTTTGTCGCATCCGACACCCGCGTGGAACCAAGTGCTTGTTCCGATCGATAGAGCGCCGTTTCAAGCCAGTCTGATTTCCTCAAGCGTTATCTGAAGTACCGGTATAACGGCACCACGATCACCGCGATGTACCACCCATATAAGAAGCTGCCGATTGCGCCTGCGAGAAATCCAGGCAGAGTCAGCCATTCGTATCCGGGAAGCAGCGGTTCCCAGGCCTCATGCATATGGAACCGTTCGGGCGCGAGCAGGCCGAAAGCTATGCAGATCAAATAGCTGACGAGCAGAAACAGGCTGAGTGTCCAGCCCCAGGCGATGATCGAGGATTTGAGCGAACGCTCTGACATCATGGTTCTCCTGTTGAATTACCGTCATCTGGGCTGGTCGGCGTTTACGGATAGGATGCGAAGACTTTCTGGCCGTCCGGACCGAAAGCGATGACCTCATAGGGCTGCACTCGATCGCCCATTTCCATGCCGGGGGAGCCTAGCGGCATTCCGGGAACGGCGAGGCCGGTCACGCCCTCGGGCCTTTCGCGCAGGAGCCGCGCGATCGCTTCGGCGGGCACATGACCTTCGATGATGTAGCCCTCGACTTCCATTGTGTGGCACGACCACATATCCTGCGGTACGCCCTTGGCTGCCTTGAGCGCACTCATATCGTCAGTATCGACCGAAGCCACTTCTGCTTCCATGCCGCCCTCGACATGTCCTGCCCAGCTCAGGCAGCAACCACATCCCGGGTCCCTGAACATCGTGTAGGTGGCGGCCTGTGCGGCATTCGAGCAGGCCGCAAGCGTGAGAAGAACCGATGCCGTCAGCGAACGCCGCAGCGGCTTCGATGGATTGTCTTTGATCATGTTACATGCCTTTCTTGGAGCCGCGCCAGAGCGAAATGGTTCCGGTTGCGGTATGGATCTGAGCGAGCAGCTCTGCGCTTGCGAAAATTTCGCCTAGCAATTTCTCGACTGCTCCGTCAGCGCTCGGCTGGGTGTCTGGTAAACCGTCGAGAAGCTGAACGGTCGCGCGGAACATTGCGCGCATGAGCGGATGGTCCTGGCGCATGTAATCAGCGATCAGCACCATGCCGCCAGGAGCTAGCAAGGCCTCCATTTGCTCGAGGATCGCGCGCTTCTGCGACACGGGAACCTGGTGCAAAACAAGCGAGCTGACGATCGTATCGGGTCGCCGATCACCCGAAAGGTCGAGACTGTCGAGAAATCCGTTGTGCCATCGAACGAGGCCCGCAGCAGGACCAAGCTTGCGCCGTGCGATCGCAAGCGCTGCCGGATCGGGTTCTACGCCTAATAAATCTGCTTGGGGGCAGCTGGTCATGAAGGCTCGCAACAACGTCCCCGTGCCGCAACCTACATCCATGACCTTGTCGCCAGGTTTTACTCGAGCCTGTTTGACGATCTCCCGGCGCCATTTCGCCTCGCGCGTGAAAACGCCAATCGCACGATCGTAGAGCGGTGTGAGCCAGCTGTGGCCAAGCAGAGGAGTGAACTCCCGTTCCACTTTTGTGAGGCGTGCATTTTTCACCACATAATTTCCGATCTGTTCAAACAACCTTCGCTATTGTTCGTTGCACGTTCTGATACGCACAGCCGGGCCGCAGCCCTCAAAAAAGAAACTTAAGGGTTCGGGTATTCTATCGCGTATAGGAAGCGGGCAACCGACAGGAGCAATGGATGCGTAACAATCAGACACTCGATGCGATGCTTGGGACGCTGGGCACACAGGACTCCTTCAAAGTTCCGGACGATTTCATGACCGGCGTGTGGCAACGGGCAGGCCAGCTTGGCGAAATCGTTGAAAGACGCCGCAGGATGGCCTTGTTCGCGGGCCTGTTCGTCGTCGGCCTGGGAGCCGGTGCAGGCACCAGCGGGTGGCCTGCACAATTTGCTGGTTCCCAACCTGGCATAGCAGATAGCATCATTGTCGGAGAGCGGCTCTCGCCCTCCGAGCTGCTGCATGTGGAGCGCTAGACATTGAAGAAATTGCATATTGCCCTCGCGGTGCTGCTCGCGGCGCTCGCCGGTTGTCTCGGTGCGCTCGCCGCAGATCGCTGGGCCAATCACGATGCTGATACGGGCCTACATGCGTTCGTGCATGATGAACTCACACTAACAAACGAGCAGAAGCAACGCCTTGAGACACTCGAAGCGCGCTTCGCTGTGGAACGGGCCAGGCTCGAGGCCTCTGCGCGCGCTGCCAACGCCCAACTCGCGCAGGCGATGGAAGCCGAACACGAATACGGACCCAGGGTGGGGGCGGCCATCGACGAGGTTCATGCACGCATGGGCGATCTCCAAAAAGCAACGGTCCGCCATGTCTTCGACATGCGTGAAATTCTCGACCCCGATCAGCAAAGACGATTTGACCAGCAAGTGTCCAAAGCTCTCACCGACAGCCCGCGCAGCTGACCCCGCATGCCGGTAAAAAAGGGGGGCAATTCAGAACAAATACTTGTCGCGCAGGTCGTGGCCGGCAGCAGGCAGGCGTTTTCGTCTCTTGTCGAAGCCCACATCGCGCGGCTGATTGCGCTGGCGACGCGCATGCTGGGGTCTTCCTCCTCCGCTCAGGACGTGGTCCAGGATAGCCTCGCATCGGTCTGGCTCACCCGGCATCGTCTCGATGCCTCCAAGCCCGTCGGCCCTTATCTTACAACAATTGTCCTGAACCGGTGTCGCGACCGACTTCGCCGAAGGAAGGTCGTCGGTTTCTTCGGTTTTCCGAGTTCCGACGAGGTACAGGCGGTGGCCGACGACACGCCCGATCCCGAAAACCTTGCAGCGAGCCGTGAGCAACTCAGGCTCGTCGAGGCGGAGATCGGGCGGTTGCCCATACGCCTGCGCGAAGCGCTTGTGCTCGTAAGTGTCGAAGGCCGAAGCCAGGCCGAAGCCGCCGCGTTGCTCGGCACGACCGAGAAGGCGATCGAGACGCGCATATATCGTGCGCGCAACCGGCTGAGAGAACGGGTCAAAAACTTTGAGGGGTACAGCTGACAGGCGCGTAAGGGTGGGTGTATGTCACATCAGGAGCCGCATTCAATGATTTCCGTAAATCGACGCAAATTCCTTGGTACGGGAGCAGGCGGGATGGGCCTGCTTGGCCTTGCCGGAGCAATGCCGGCCTGGGCGCGCGGCGGTGACCTCCTGGCGGGAAATGCCCGTAAGGGACTGGACGAGGTGGCGGGGCCGAATATCGACCTCACCGTAGCCCGGTCCGCCTTCGCAAGCGGCAACAGGCGCGGCGGCGCGATCGCTGTCAATGGCAGTATTCCAGGACCTCTCCTGCGCCTGCAGGAAGGAACGACGGTCCGGCTAAACGTGCATAACCAGCTTGAGGAAGATACGTCCATTCACTGGCACGGGCTTCTCGTACCATTTGAGCTCGATGGCGTTCCGGGAGTGAGCTTCCCCGGCGTCAAGCCGGGTGAGACCTTCACCGCCGAATTTCCCGTGCGGCAATCGGGAACTTACTGGTGGCATTCGCACAGCGGCCTTCAGGAACAGGCGGGCCACTATGGCGCGATCGTGGTCGATCCCGCAGGTCCCGATCCGGTGCAGGCCGACCGCGAATATATCGTGGTGCTGAGCGAATTCAGCGACATGTCGCCGCACGCGATCTTCGACAAGCTCAAGAAGGGCGAAGGCTACTTCAACTACAACCAGAACACCTGGACTGATGATTATCCGCTGTCGGGTGAAGACCGCCGGATGTGGGCGAAGATGCGCATGATGCCGACTGACATCCTCGACGTATCGAGCGCGGCCTATACCTATCTTCTGAATGGCCATGGCCCGCTGGACAATCTGGAGTATCTGTTCCGGCCGGGTGAGCGGGTGCGCCTTCGCTTTGTTAATGCCGGCGCGATGACTTTCTTCAATATACGCATCCCCGGCCTACCCATGACAGTGGTTCAGGCTGATGGACAGAATGTCGAACCGGTCGAGGTCGATGAGCTGCAGATCGGTGTCGCCGAAACCTACGACGTTGTCGTCACCCCGCGCGAGGAACCGGCCTACACGCTGGTGGCGGAGTCGATGGACCGCTCTGGCATGGGCATCGCGACGCTGGCGAGCAGGCCCGGCGCGCGCGCAGCTATACCTCCGCTGCGCGATCCGCCGCTGCTCACCATGGCCGACATGGGCATGAGCGGTATGGACCACGGTGCAGGCACTGGTGGTGACATGTCAGGGATGGATCATGGAACCGATGGTGCCATGGCGGGCATGGATCATGGTTCGAGCGGAGCGCCGAACGGCGACGCAATGGCGGGGATGGCAGGCATGTCTGGCATGCAGATGCGCGATACGTCGCGCCTTCCGCCTGACGTGAAGGTCGGCCCGGGCCTCGACATGGTATCGATGAACCCGGTCGATCGCATGGGCGATCCGGGCATTGGCCTTGCCGATGTGCCCCATCGCACGCTCGATTATCGCAAGCTTCGCGCGCTGAGGCCGCACGAGGAAGGCAGAACTCCGTCCCGGCGGATGGAAATCCATCTGACCGGCAATATGGAGCGCTACATGTGGTCGTTCGACGGCAAGAAGTTTTCCGCCGTCTCCGACGAACCGATCCGCTTTGCCTATGACGAGCGGGTACGGGTCAAGCTCATCAACGACACGATGATGGCGCATCCGATCCATCTCCACGGTCATTTCTTCGAACTGGTCAATGGTGCCCCTGCGGATCGCCAGCCCTTGAAGCACACGGTAATCCTGCAGCCAGGCGGCAGCGCCCAATTCGACCTGACTGCCGACGAGCCGGGTGACTGGGCCTTTCACTGTCATCTTCTTTACCACATGCACGCCGGGATGTTTCAGATCGTCACGGTCGCCAATCCGGACGGGAGCGAAGCATGAAGACTTTTCTAGCAAGCCTGCTTGCCTCGCTCGCTGCCGGAACGATGCTGTCGGCACCGGCTTCGGCACAGCATGCCGGGCATGACACCAGTCAACCCCAGCCCGGGGCTCAGCCGGTCACGGGCCAGGATGCTGCGGACAGGTGTGCGCAGGAAGCGCAGCGCCATCGGGACATGGGCCATGCCGTTGCGGACGGCGCTTGCGAGCCGACCGCCAGCGACCAACCGGCGATGGATCACGGAACCATGGATCATTCGCAGATGAGCCAAGGGGCGATGGCCGAAGGTGAAGAAAGTTCGGGCATGGAGATGCCCATGGCGCAGTCCGGTCAGGAATCCATGGAAATGGATCACAGCCAGATGAATCATGGCGATATGCCTCAAGGCCAGGCGAGCCAGAGCGAGATGGACCACAGCCAGATGGACCACAGCCAGATGGACCACAGTCAGATGGGCCAGGTTTCCGCGCCGTCACCAGCCATGCAGGGAATGGATCATTCCGCAATGCAAGGGTCTGCCGACGATATGATCCCGCTCCTCCCGCCTCCGCCCGAAGCTGGCAGCGGCCCCGCGCGCGCCGGTATTGCAATTTGGGGCGAGGAAGCCATGAACGAAGCCCGGCAGGAGCTGGTCCGCGAAACCGATGGCGGCATGCGGCTATGGATACAGGGCGACCGCGTGGAATACCGGGCGCGCGAAGGCGCGGACGGCTATCTTTGGGACGTTCAGGGTTATTACGGCGGCGATATCAATAAGTTCTGGTTCAAATCGGAAGGCGAGGGCAGCTTCGGCGAACCGATCGAAGGGGCCGAGGTGCAGGCTCTGTGGAGCCGCGCCATCGCACCCTTTTTCGACTTCCAGGCTGGTGTCCGACAAGACTTGACCGGACCTGAACGCACCCATGCGGTGATCGGCATCCAGGGTATTGCCCCTTACAAGTTCGAAGTCGATGCTGCGGCGTTTATTTCCAGCAAGGGCGATGTGACGGCCCGCATCGAGGGCGAACTTGACCAGCGCATCACCCAGCGGTTGATCCTTCAGCCGCGCGCGGAACTTGCACTTTCGGCTCAGGATATTCCGGAGCTGGGAGTTGGCGCGGGGATCGACCGAATCGAAGCAGGCCTTCGCCTGCGCTATGAATTCGCACGCGAATTCGCGCCGTATATCGGCGTCTCTCAGGAATGGCGGATAGGCGATAGTGCCGCCTATGCCCGTGCGGCCGGCGAAGACCCGAGCGTGACGAACTATGTCGTCGGTGTCCGGTTCTGGTTCTAAAAAAAGGAAAGACTAATGAAGAATTCGATGATCATTCAAGGTTTGATGGCTTCGGCCCTCGCAGTTTCCGCAGTACCGGCGATGGCGCAGACCATGGATCATTCGGCGCATCAGGAACAAGCTGAAGCGATGGAGATGGACCATTCGGCGCAAGGCATGAACCATGCCGATCACATGGCGGCCATGAACGACGATGTCGCCGGTGCAGAAGCGGCTCTGGTCGCCTACCGTGAGGCCTTGGTTGCCCGCGACGGTGACGCAATGGACGCTCTTTTTGCCGACGAATCTTTCGTTTACGAGAACGGCAAGGACGAAGGTAGCTTCACGCATTACATGGAGCATCATCTCGGGCCCGAACTGGATGCAATTGCAAGTTTCACCTTCGGTGATCCGACCGTCGCGGTCACCCGCATGGGACATCTCGCTTACGGGCGCGAAACCTACACCTACCGGATCGAACTGACGGATGGTCGGGTTATCGAGCGCGAGGGCGTGGCCACATCCGTACTTGCCCATGACGCCGATGGCTGGAAGATCGTGCAATATCATTCCTCGTCGCGCGCGCCGCGCAACCGCTGATCGGAGTGCGAGGGGGCAACCGAGTGGCGAAACGCTCGTTCAAGCTGCGCCTGCATGTCCTGGGCAGCAAGCTGCACAAATGGCTGGCGATCTTCGTCGGCCTCCAGGTGCTTTTGTGGATGGGCACCGGAGCTTTGATGTCCTTTCTCGATCTGGAGGAAGTGCGATCCGAGCATGTCATCTCGCGCGCAGCACAGACGCTTCCCGACGATGCCGCCATCCCGCGATGGCTGTCCGACAGCGATGACATTACCGCAATCACGACCCGGGTTCTTGATGGCAAGACTGTTACTGAGGTGCGGCGAGCCGATGGCGCGGTGAGCCTGCATGAGCCACAAAGCGGTCGGATATTATCTCCCATTCCCGCAGCCACGGCACGTTCAATTGCGCGGCGCGCCTGGGTCGGTCCGCAAACATCCATCCATGCGGCGCGCCTGGTCGACGAAAGCGTTGGCACCGAATTCAGGGGCCCGTTTCCTGCATGGCAAATCACCTATAATGACGTGGCTAACACGCGCGTCTATGTCGATGCATCGAGCGGTGCGGTCCTCTCCGCGCGAAGCGACACGTGGCGGTTCTTCGATTTCATCTGGGGGCTGCACATCATGGACTGGACGCAGCGCGACCGGATCAACAGCTGGTGGCTTTTGCTGTTCGGCATCGGCGGGACAATTATCGCGATCTCGGGCTTCGTCTTGCTGGCCAACAGGTTCCCGAGGACTAAGCGCCGGGCGAGACATGGCCAAGTCGCTCGTTGAGACTGCTTTCAGTTCAGTTGCGCTCGGTTTGAGCAAACCGAACCAGAAGGATCGTCAGCGCAGGCACGATCGTCCACATCGCGATCGGGATCAGAGCCATGCCGGTCAATGGTTCATGGGGCATCAGATCGCTATAGCGCCAGCTCAGCAGGCTGTCTGACGGTAGCGACGTCGCCATGATTTCGACAGCGATTGCAACGACAAGGCCGAAACCGAAGTATATTGCATAAGATATCCTGGCGCCTTGGCGAAACCAGGCGCGCCCGCCCTTCATGGCTGCGAGCGTGTACGCTGCGAGCAGGATAAGTCCATCGCCCAGGCTCGCAATGCCGCAACGAATGGTCTGTTCATAGGGTTCGAGATTGCCCGGAACGAAAAACGGCATCTGGTAGATTTCCCAGACGAACGCGATCAAGCTGCCGCAAATATAGACTAGCCAATGGGTTCTGGTCACCTTGCCATGATTCCACAGATATGTGCATCGCAAAGCCGCTCCTGGCCTGCATTTTCGGTCCTCGATCGCGTTTGCATTGCCGGATTACTCAGCCTCTCCATGATCCGCGTTGTCGGTAAGCCGAGCAGCACGGTCAAGAAATTTGCGCATGTCATTTGCTGCCAGTTCGGTAAGAGGGTGCCTGCTCGCCTCGGGACGCGGTTCAATCATGTCCGCGCGCTTTCTGATCTGTTCGATCTGCTCACTGCTCGCTCCGGACAGCAGGCCAAGAACGATGTTTTCGAGCGTGATGAGCCGAATGCGCATCTGCACCAGTTCGGCCTTGTCCGGTTCCGGGACTTCCCAGCTGCCGTCTTCGTTGACCGCGCTCATCGCAGCATTCCCGGCGGCTTTTCTGATACCATGACCGTCTCCTTCTTTTCTCTTGGCTTGTGCCGGAAACGTGGCTGAAAATCAGTAATGCTGCAACCGGCTCGGCTGTTGGCCTGCCCTTCGCCGCCACCATCTCTTGCGTGATTGTTTGAGGGGGAGCGACGTTCGCTGCGTAAAGGTGATGAATGCACAAGGCATCCACCACCTGACCAAAGAAGGGAATTCGACCATGAACCGCACAGCCTTGGCCCTCTTGCTCGCCACTGGCCTGACAGCCTCCCCGGTAATGGCACAGCAGCAGCATGACCATGCAAATCAAGCTGTAGCACAGCAGCAGGATCACAGTGGCCACATGATGCAGGATTCCGAGGCCATGACAGCCCATCGTGAGAAGATGGCTGAAATGCGCGCGCTGATGCAGCAGGCCCGCGCCGCGAGCGATCCCGCCGAACGCCAAAGGCTGACGGCCGAGCACCGCGAAAAGATGCAGGAGCACATGGCGGGCATGATGCAGGGGGGCAACGCCGATATGATGGCGGCCTGTCACCAGCGCATGACGATGATGCACGATATGATGGAGCAGATGGCTGCCCAGCAGGATATGGCGCAGCAAGACTAGGAACCGGCGGCCCGGATCGGTGCTGACGCTCCCCCGGGCTTCGCTCGCTGCAATGGGTCGCAATTCGGACAGACGTGCAATCGCCCGAGCACACAAAATCGCATAACTCCTGCGCTGGCCCACCCTCAGAAAACTGTTTTGAGGGGTGAGATCTCCAGATGCGTAACAATCTGTAGGGCAGCGGAAAGCCGCCTAGAAAGGGCACTCGTCAATATGAAGCCAATCCAACTGTTGGCGCTTGTTTGCGCAAGTCTTCTTTGGGTCAGCCCGGTCCACGCGCATGGCGACGAAGCGCATGGCGGGGCCGAGAGCGCAGCTGCGCCTGCGACAGCCAGTCCAGTGAACAATTCCGGTGAAGCCCAGGAATTATCGAATGGCGCTTCGGGTGACGCTCATGCTTCCGGCGGGCACGACGAAGCATCGGGAGAGACCGCCAATGTGAACGAGGAGGGCTTCGTCGGTGTGCTCAAGAGATTGCATCCCGCCACGGTACATTTCCCAATTGCCCTGTTTCTGATGGCCGCGCTGGCCGAGCTCTTCGTCGGTAAGCGAAGAGAAGCCAGCTTGGAGCCTGCGGTACGCGTGCTCATTTACGGCGGTGCGGGCGGCGCTGTCATCGCGGCCATATTCGGGTGGATACATACCGGACTGTGGTTTGGCGGGGATACGGCAATGCAGCTCCATCGCTGGAACGGCATGCTCATTGCCGTTCTGGGTCTTGTGCTCGCCGCGCTCGCGTACCGCCGCCCGGAGAGCCGGACAATGCTGCGCATTGCGCTTGTATCGATGGCTGTGCTCATTTTGGCCCAGGGGTTCTTGGGCGGCGAACTGGCGCACGGCCAGAACCATCTCGGCATTTCCTGGCTGTAGGGAGAAGCCTGATGCCCAAAAGCAAATCGAAGATGACAGCCACCGGTCCCGCTCAAGTCGTGGCTGCTCTGTTTTTCCTCGCCGGGTGTGACGAAGCGCAGGTTTCGGCGCCTGACGCGCAGACGCCAATGGCCATAGGAGCTGCGCCATCGGCTGCCACAGCTTCCCCCGGTGTTGATGGCACGGAAAATTCCTCGGATGCTTACGGCGAGGCGCAGCCGGTGACTGCAGGAACTTCCCCTGAGAGCATGGACGAGGTCTCAAACAGGCCGCGCTCCGGCAGTTCGCGAGCAGCACCCGTGCCGCCGATTCAGCCGGCAGATGCCAGCGCAGTCACGCCAACAGCCGAGCCCGCGGACCCGCATGCGGGTCACGATATGCAGTCGATGCCGGATCACGATATGAAAGACATGTGACGAGAGCGGGCAAGACCTCGAGTCTCTCTTGCCTGGCCCATCGAACAGGCGGTCCCGACGTCCCCCCGGAGCCCTGCGGGTCGCAGGTGCAATTGGGCCGCTTTGAAACCCCGCGTATGATACGCTCATGCGCGGGGTTTCTTCTGCACGAGGCAATTTTCAGGAGAGCCGCGATCTGAAAGAATATTGTGTCGTGCAAGTGTCATCCCCCTCCCGAACGGGCGACCGGAACAGTGCTATCGGAGCTATGATAATACTGGTGCTGTAGACGCTCGGCCTCTGCCCGGTGCGATGATTGACTGCTGCGTCGCCGCTTCAATTTGGAGAATTCCACATGGTGATCGAGAAGAAGGATAAAGACCTTTTGCGATGAGAAGAAGAAGGCGGCGCGCTGCCTTGTGGACCGCAAGAAGCTGTGGAAGCTGCATGTGACAAACGCGATAGTTCCGAACGCTCTGATGCAAGCAACGTAACGCCTGATAGCGCAGAAATGAAAAAAGCTAGCCTGTCACGATGAATCCCGGCGATCTCCTTTTACGCTAATTCCTTACAACTGATATGTCGTCGGATAGCCCCGAGACGATGGCCTCGGGTGTCGAGCGCTGCCGGGTCGATTTCGGCTTTGAGCAAGACCGGGTGAAGCGCTTCGCTTGGTGGGGGTTGCCTCATAGGCTTGGGTCTGCCTCTGACCTTGAGCCGTGTTGGAATCTCCTGTTGATTGCGCCGCTGCCCGCGATTTCATGGACCTTCTTGCTGCAAGCGGAGGCACCGCGGCCTGCGAATAAAGCGTTGGACCATGGCGCTGCCTTCATGCCCACTCCGAACCCAGTCCGGCTTTTCATGCGAACCTGTCTGAACCAGGTCAGCTGAGCCCGGCAACCCATTTTCTTTCCGGCCGTGTTGCCCGCTGCGCGGGCTGCCCGCACCACCCGGCGTAAACGGGTTTCCCTTGGCGCTGCGCGCCTGCGGTGCAGTCCTCCCATGCCCTGTTTCTCATCGACGTTCGCAAGCCGGAAATGGTTTCCGGGTTGAGAGCTGAAGGAGAATTTATCATGACCAATATCGTTATCCTCACCGGCCGCATTGCCCGTGATCCCGAAACACGGGAAACCAAGAGCGGGACCAGCGTCACCGGGATCACCGTCGTTACCGATCGCCCCGCTCGCGACAAGGACGGCAAGACCTACAAGGATGAAAACGGCTACACCGCCAAGGACAGCGAATTTCACCGCGTGACCTGCTTCAACGGCCTCGCCAAGACGGTCGGGCAGTATTGCTCGAAAGGCCAGCTGGTGTCGGTACAGGGCCGCCTGCACTACACCCAGTGGGACGATCAGGACGGCGTGAAGCGGTACGGCTGCGAGATTCTCGCCGACAAGGTCGACTTTCTCTCGCGCGGCAACCCTCAGAGCGGTGAATCTGGCGGCGAGAGCGATAATCGCGACGCTCCCGAAATCGACTGATCTCTCCCAGTCGATCTCTCCCGAAGGGGTCCTGTCCTCACCGGACAGGGCCCCTTCTTGTGTTGTTCAGGAGCGTAAGAGCGGGGAGGGGCTGACCCACGGAAATCTGATCATGACGGGCGTGCAGCCACCGCATCAAGGACGGCGGGGCCCCACCATTTTGCCTCCTTTAGCTGCGCTGCAGTTCGACAAAATCGTTTCCCCCAACGCCACTTCGTGGTCGCCCGTGCGGGCGATCCTGTGACCCGGTACCTGCACGCCCGTCTGCCGGTCCTCCTGCCGTTTCAAGGCAGACATCAGGAGGATATCATGGCTACACTCACTCAATCTGTACAGAGCTCGGACAGCTATTTCGCAGCTCTGGCTGTTGCCGAACGGCGTGCTTTGCACAGCTTCTTTGACCAGCACGTCGTCGAGGATGACGATCTCGGTCACTTCGCCTTCGATGAGGGCGACTACAATGCGCTGCCGGTGCATCTGGCAAGCCGCATAGTGCATACTGTGCCCGGTGCGATGCTCGAGTTCTGACGCGCGATTGGGCAGGAGCCTTCTCCGGTTCCTGCCTTTTTGCGTGTCCGCATGCAGGAGGGATGGCTGCGAAAAGCGGAGCGGGGCTGGGGACGCGCTCTGTCCCGCGCTGCCTCCAGCAGCGCTCCTGAGGGCGCGGCATATTCGTTTTGGGCCCCGCGCGCACTGCGAACCGGCAGCGGGTCGGACCGGCGCGAAGCTGGCGGGACCGACAAGTCCCGGTCCCTGGCTCCGCACGCGATCCTTTGCCGCCGCCTTGTTCGCGGTGCGGAGCTTGTTGGGGGCATCGCTCATGATCGGGTGGACGATGGACTCTCGTGCGTCCGCACGGTCAGCGACACATATTTGGCGGCAGGGCAGCAAGGCACGGGCGACAATTGTTCTCGCG
This genomic window from Qipengyuania sp. HL-TH1 contains:
- a CDS encoding periplasmic heavy metal sensor translates to MKKLHIALAVLLAALAGCLGALAADRWANHDADTGLHAFVHDELTLTNEQKQRLETLEARFAVERARLEASARAANAQLAQAMEAEHEYGPRVGAAIDEVHARMGDLQKATVRHVFDMREILDPDQQRRFDQQVSKALTDSPRS
- a CDS encoding helix-turn-helix domain-containing protein translates to MGFAILHPVTTLVYWYEFGASNIAAQSNALAFLLDRLSSAFAFEMLTMSAVYVALGAAIGLGFGIYHSRLLDERSKVRFLERELEEELPLLIARGEGEHVEFKSSMRWDRREERVNRRLQQVVVKTIAGFLNHEGGTLLIGVEDDGTVAGIEADMRTLKHANQDGFERLLMDTARDALGGDACALVHSRFHGLGGLTVCRVIVEKSVHPVYYTEGGVAHLMLRTGNSTRELDVREAQAHLQRREAGPM
- a CDS encoding RNA polymerase sigma factor, giving the protein MPVKKGGNSEQILVAQVVAGSRQAFSSLVEAHIARLIALATRMLGSSSSAQDVVQDSLASVWLTRHRLDASKPVGPYLTTIVLNRCRDRLRRRKVVGFFGFPSSDEVQAVADDTPDPENLAASREQLRLVEAEIGRLPIRLREALVLVSVEGRSQAEAAALLGTTEKAIETRIYRARNRLRERVKNFEGYS
- a CDS encoding DUF411 domain-containing protein; its protein translation is MIKDNPSKPLRRSLTASVLLTLAACSNAAQAATYTMFRDPGCGCCLSWAGHVEGGMEAEVASVDTDDMSALKAAKGVPQDMWSCHTMEVEGYIIEGHVPAEAIARLLRERPEGVTGLAVPGMPLGSPGMEMGDRVQPYEVIAFGPDGQKVFASYP
- a CDS encoding copper resistance system multicopper oxidase, which encodes MISVNRRKFLGTGAGGMGLLGLAGAMPAWARGGDLLAGNARKGLDEVAGPNIDLTVARSAFASGNRRGGAIAVNGSIPGPLLRLQEGTTVRLNVHNQLEEDTSIHWHGLLVPFELDGVPGVSFPGVKPGETFTAEFPVRQSGTYWWHSHSGLQEQAGHYGAIVVDPAGPDPVQADREYIVVLSEFSDMSPHAIFDKLKKGEGYFNYNQNTWTDDYPLSGEDRRMWAKMRMMPTDILDVSSAAYTYLLNGHGPLDNLEYLFRPGERVRLRFVNAGAMTFFNIRIPGLPMTVVQADGQNVEPVEVDELQIGVAETYDVVVTPREEPAYTLVAESMDRSGMGIATLASRPGARAAIPPLRDPPLLTMADMGMSGMDHGAGTGGDMSGMDHGTDGAMAGMDHGSSGAPNGDAMAGMAGMSGMQMRDTSRLPPDVKVGPGLDMVSMNPVDRMGDPGIGLADVPHRTLDYRKLRALRPHEEGRTPSRRMEIHLTGNMERYMWSFDGKKFSAVSDEPIRFAYDERVRVKLINDTMMAHPIHLHGHFFELVNGAPADRQPLKHTVILQPGGSAQFDLTADEPGDWAFHCHLLYHMHAGMFQIVTVANPDGSEA
- a CDS encoding DUF5676 family membrane protein, translated to MMSERSLKSSIIAWGWTLSLFLLVSYLICIAFGLLAPERFHMHEAWEPLLPGYEWLTLPGFLAGAIGSFLYGWYIAVIVVPLYRYFR
- a CDS encoding class I SAM-dependent methyltransferase, with amino-acid sequence MFEQIGNYVVKNARLTKVEREFTPLLGHSWLTPLYDRAIGVFTREAKWRREIVKQARVKPGDKVMDVGCGTGTLLRAFMTSCPQADLLGVEPDPAALAIARRKLGPAAGLVRWHNGFLDSLDLSGDRRPDTIVSSLVLHQVPVSQKRAILEQMEALLAPGGMVLIADYMRQDHPLMRAMFRATVQLLDGLPDTQPSADGAVEKLLGEIFASAELLAQIHTATGTISLWRGSKKGM